A region of Myxococcus stipitatus DSM 14675 DNA encodes the following proteins:
- a CDS encoding glycosyltransferase family 4 protein has protein sequence MGDSPRSWHLLTGEYPPQPGGVSDYTRLVAQALAREGQEVHVWTPGEPGTFEEHGVTVHRAPGLFLPLGLRWLSRELNRCRAPRRLLLQYVPHAFGMKAMNVPFCTWFASRRQDERWVFFHEIVYPWSLSARPRHQVLAGVTRVMARLAGGAADRAFVSIPSWAEHLPSPIRQRAEWRPVPSTLPTSVPAQALATVRAALGTGPWLGHFGTYGSALRAPLEAALVPLLDKDSKRQVLLLGRGSQPFAEEVGTRHPGLRSRLHSRDSLAPEELVAHLAAMDLLVQPYPDGVSTRRTTAMAGLALGLPLVTQTGHLTEPLWKNSGAVALADGSTPRALIDTAERLLSRPEELAALGARAAQVYRERFALERTVETLLRPSP, from the coding sequence GTGGGGGACTCGCCTCGCTCCTGGCACCTGCTCACCGGTGAGTATCCTCCCCAGCCGGGCGGCGTCAGCGACTACACCCGGCTCGTCGCACAGGCGCTCGCACGCGAGGGGCAGGAGGTCCATGTCTGGACTCCGGGCGAGCCAGGCACCTTCGAGGAGCACGGTGTCACCGTCCACCGTGCGCCCGGCCTCTTCCTGCCGCTGGGCTTGCGCTGGCTGTCGCGCGAGCTGAACCGCTGCCGCGCGCCGCGCAGGCTGCTGCTCCAGTACGTTCCCCACGCCTTCGGGATGAAGGCGATGAACGTGCCCTTCTGCACGTGGTTCGCCTCGCGCCGCCAGGATGAGCGCTGGGTCTTCTTCCACGAAATCGTCTACCCCTGGAGTCTGTCCGCCAGACCTCGGCACCAGGTGCTCGCGGGTGTCACGCGCGTGATGGCGCGACTGGCAGGCGGCGCGGCGGACCGCGCCTTCGTGTCCATCCCCTCGTGGGCGGAGCACCTCCCCTCGCCCATCCGCCAGCGCGCGGAGTGGCGGCCCGTGCCCAGCACGCTCCCCACTTCGGTGCCCGCGCAGGCGCTCGCGACCGTGCGCGCGGCGCTGGGCACGGGGCCGTGGCTCGGCCACTTCGGGACGTACGGCTCCGCCCTCCGCGCGCCGCTCGAAGCGGCCTTGGTTCCGCTGCTGGACAAGGACTCCAAGCGCCAGGTGCTGCTGCTCGGGCGCGGCAGCCAGCCGTTCGCGGAGGAGGTGGGGACTCGTCATCCGGGGCTGCGCTCTCGCCTCCACTCGCGCGACTCGCTCGCCCCCGAGGAGCTGGTGGCCCACCTCGCGGCCATGGACCTCCTGGTGCAGCCGTATCCCGATGGCGTGAGCACCCGCCGCACGACGGCCATGGCGGGGCTCGCGCTGGGACTGCCGCTCGTCACCCAGACGGGGCACCTCACGGAGCCCTTGTGGAAGAACTCGGGCGCGGTCGCCCTCGCGGATGGGAGCACGCCTCGCGCGCTCATCGACACCGCCGAGCGGCTCCTCTCGCGCCCCGAGGAGCTCGCCGCGCTGGGGGCTCGCGCGGCCCAGGTCTATCGCGAACGCTTCGCGCTGGAGCGCACGGTGGAGACACTGCTGCGGCCATCGCCGTGA
- a CDS encoding glycosyltransferase family 4 protein — protein MDPREEGWPSMDLVGEALLDGLTAHPREVSVRGLRPSLPTVVRRLPRVGERRSAFNADRILGRFGRYPAQALLARQRFDAFHIVDHTYAQLAHVLPASRTGVYCFDLDAFRSVVEPHRDPRPTWFRLMAKAQLRGLERAALVFHPTQAIRDELLAHGLVDPSRLVSAPLGVSPEYRLEPVPGDQSQQVLSALGGRPYLLHVGSAIPRKRLEVLFEVFAALRARHPDLRLVQQGGALNASQREQVARLGIGEALLQPPFQQRATLAGLYRNAKAVLIPSEAEGFGLPLVEALACGAPVIASDLPVLREVGEETCLYCPVGDVPAWTRTLDAVLTGATPVPALDRRLARAARFTWAAHSRTVLDAYLRLMR, from the coding sequence ATGGACCCTCGCGAAGAGGGCTGGCCCAGCATGGACCTGGTGGGCGAGGCCCTCCTCGACGGCCTCACCGCGCATCCTCGCGAGGTGTCCGTCCGAGGACTGCGACCGTCGCTGCCCACCGTGGTCCGCCGGTTGCCTCGCGTGGGTGAGCGACGGTCCGCGTTCAACGCGGACCGCATCCTCGGCCGGTTCGGGCGCTATCCCGCGCAGGCGCTCCTCGCGCGACAGCGGTTCGACGCGTTCCACATCGTGGACCACACCTACGCGCAGCTGGCGCACGTGCTCCCCGCCTCGCGCACCGGCGTCTATTGCTTCGACCTGGACGCGTTCCGCTCCGTCGTGGAGCCACACCGGGACCCTCGCCCCACCTGGTTCCGGCTCATGGCGAAGGCCCAGCTCCGGGGCCTCGAGCGCGCCGCCCTCGTCTTCCATCCCACGCAGGCCATCCGCGACGAGCTGCTCGCGCATGGACTGGTGGACCCATCCCGGCTCGTCTCGGCGCCGCTGGGCGTCTCTCCCGAGTACCGCCTGGAGCCCGTCCCGGGCGACCAGAGCCAGCAGGTGCTCTCCGCGCTGGGAGGACGGCCCTATCTCCTGCATGTCGGCAGCGCGATTCCTCGCAAGCGCCTGGAGGTCCTCTTCGAGGTCTTCGCCGCGCTGCGCGCTCGACACCCCGACCTGCGACTGGTGCAGCAAGGCGGCGCGCTGAACGCCTCTCAGCGTGAGCAGGTGGCGCGTCTGGGGATTGGCGAGGCGCTGCTCCAGCCGCCGTTCCAGCAGCGCGCGACACTCGCGGGCCTGTACCGGAACGCGAAGGCCGTGCTCATCCCCAGCGAAGCCGAGGGCTTCGGGCTCCCGCTCGTCGAGGCCCTCGCGTGTGGTGCTCCCGTCATCGCCAGCGACCTGCCCGTGCTCCGGGAGGTCGGCGAGGAGACCTGTCTGTACTGCCCCGTGGGTGACGTGCCCGCCTGGACTCGGACGCTGGACGCGGTGCTCACCGGAGCCACGCCGGTTCCGGCGCTCGACCGGCGGCTGGCTCGGGCCGCTCGCTTCACCTGGGCCGCGCACTCGCGCACCGTGCTGGACGCCTATCTGCGGCTCATGCGCTGA
- a CDS encoding serine/threonine-protein kinase codes for MSPSRKCPRCGVKHRQGVTVCPKEVFRADVVASGGPYRAGDVEEDTDGDTHKSVRSALPPPASAKPVVPNAPVVNAARMLKWEESVTRDMLLGSKVGDYVLKRRIGSGGMGIVYEGEHAVIGQRVAIKVLRPDVVEGRRARDLATEARAASAIRHRGIIDIFGFGVIPDVGQYLVMEYLEGTPLDEVIHQRAPLPDSDALRILDALLSALGAAHAAGVIHRDLKPGNVFIVRDEDGAETVKVLDFGIAKRSEAPHGSTPQTHANSMVGTPEYIAPEQALGQQVSPQTDLYSVGIIAYEMLTRRLPFEGTSPMAIVVQHVRTPPPKPSTFVELNPALEALVLRLLAKEPSQRPTSAEAVRRELKLILASLTEGVTRLSPVKVDARHPSEETQVMTPRQARRERRGRDVRPGARPVVMAPVSWTPTATMMLEQTTFDAPGGRLAWPRKWWWAVGMATLLVMAGGWAVLAS; via the coding sequence CAAGTGCCCCCGCTGTGGGGTGAAGCACCGCCAGGGTGTGACGGTCTGCCCGAAAGAGGTGTTTCGAGCGGACGTCGTCGCGTCGGGCGGGCCATATCGCGCGGGCGACGTCGAGGAGGACACGGACGGAGACACACACAAGAGTGTGCGAAGCGCGCTGCCGCCTCCCGCGAGCGCGAAGCCCGTGGTGCCCAATGCGCCCGTGGTGAACGCGGCTCGGATGTTGAAGTGGGAGGAGTCCGTCACCCGCGACATGCTGTTGGGCTCGAAGGTGGGCGACTACGTGCTCAAGCGCCGCATCGGCAGCGGCGGAATGGGCATCGTCTACGAGGGTGAGCACGCGGTCATCGGGCAGCGTGTGGCCATCAAGGTCCTCCGCCCCGACGTCGTGGAAGGCCGGCGGGCCAGGGACCTGGCGACGGAGGCTCGCGCGGCGTCGGCCATCCGTCACCGAGGCATCATCGACATCTTCGGCTTTGGCGTCATTCCAGACGTCGGGCAGTACCTGGTGATGGAGTACCTGGAGGGCACGCCGCTGGATGAGGTCATCCACCAGCGCGCGCCGCTGCCGGACTCGGATGCCCTCCGCATCCTGGATGCGCTGCTCAGCGCGCTGGGCGCGGCGCACGCGGCGGGCGTCATCCACCGGGACCTCAAGCCCGGCAATGTCTTCATCGTGCGTGATGAGGATGGCGCGGAGACGGTGAAGGTCCTCGACTTCGGCATCGCCAAGCGCAGCGAAGCGCCTCATGGGAGCACGCCGCAGACCCACGCGAACTCGATGGTCGGCACGCCGGAGTACATCGCGCCGGAGCAGGCGCTGGGCCAGCAGGTGAGTCCTCAGACGGACCTGTATTCGGTGGGCATCATCGCCTACGAGATGCTCACGCGCCGGCTGCCCTTCGAGGGGACGTCGCCCATGGCCATCGTCGTGCAGCACGTCCGCACGCCACCGCCGAAGCCCTCCACCTTCGTGGAGCTGAATCCCGCGCTGGAGGCGCTGGTGTTGCGCCTGCTCGCGAAGGAGCCCTCGCAGCGCCCCACCTCCGCCGAGGCCGTGCGCCGCGAACTGAAGCTCATCCTCGCGTCGCTCACCGAAGGCGTCACGCGGCTGTCCCCGGTCAAGGTGGACGCGCGGCATCCCTCGGAGGAGACGCAGGTGATGACGCCCCGGCAGGCGCGTCGCGAGCGGCGGGGGAGGGACGTCCGCCCGGGAGCGCGTCCCGTGGTGATGGCTCCGGTGAGCTGGACGCCGACGGCTACGATGATGCTGGAGCAGACGACCTTCGATGCACCGGGGGGACGTCTGGCGTGGCCGCGCAAGTGGTGGTGGGCGGTGGGCATGGCCACCCTGCTCGTCATGGCGGGCGGCTGGGCCGTCCTGGCTTCGTGA